One Notolabrus celidotus isolate fNotCel1 chromosome 16, fNotCel1.pri, whole genome shotgun sequence DNA window includes the following coding sequences:
- the LOC117828538 gene encoding major histocompatibility complex class I-related gene protein-like yields the protein MRTLMILAVLGLVLHDTTAGTHSLKIFYTASSGVPDFPEFVALSLVDDVQMNYYDSNTQRTVPKQDWISKVTEYQADYWQGETEKRRGTQQWFKANIEIAKQRFNQTGGVHIFQKMYGCQWDDETKEVNGFRQFGYDGEDFIVFDMKTMTWIAPSQQAVISKQRWNNNKADLEYRKNYLTKECIDWLKKYVDYGKTSLMRTDLPSVSFLQKSPSSPVTCHASGFYPNRAVMSWRKDGEELHEDVELGEIVPNPDGSFQMSVDLQKLPSGDWGKYECVFQLSGVKEDFVTVLDEKAIRTNHGKTGIRSDEVDYTMIIGIVIAVVLLLLALALAAFVGFKFCKCKKSNCDTASENSSELNEKLNPVPTA from the exons ATGAGGACTCTGATGATCCTGGCTGTCCTGGGATTAGTCCTACATGACACGACGGCAG GGACTCACTCTCTGAAGATTTTCTACACTGCGTCTTCTGGAGTCCCAGACTTCCCAGAGTTTGTGGCCCTTTCGTTGGTTGATGACGTTCAGATGAATTACTATGACAGTAACACCCAGAGAACAGTACCCAAACAGGACTGGATAAGCAAAGTCACAGAATACCAAGCGGACTACTGGCAGGGGGAGACTGAGAAGCGCAGAGGTACCCAGCAGTGGTTCAAAGCCAACATTGAAATTGCAAAGCAGCGCTTCAACCAAACTGGag gtgtcCATATTTTCCAGAAGATGTACGGCTGTCAGTGGGATGATGAGACTAAAGAGGTCAATGGTTTCAGACAGTTTGGTTATGATGGAGAAGACTTCATAGTGTTTGACATGAAGACAATGACTTGGATCGCTCCGAGTCAACAGGCGGTCATCAGCAAACAGAGGTGGAATAATAACAAAGCTGATTTAGAGTATAGGAAGAACTACCTCACCAAGGAGTGTATTGACTGGCTGAAGAAGTATGTGGACTATGGAAAGACCTCTCTGATGAGAACAG ACCTCCCCTCAGTGTCTTTCCTCCAgaagtctccctcctctccagtcACCTGCCACGCTTCAGGTTTCTACCCAAACAGAGCCGTGATGTCCtggaggaaagatggagaggagctTCATGAGGACGTGGAACTTGGAGAGATCGTCCCCAACCCTGACGGATCCTTCCAGATGAGTGTTGACCTGCAGAAACTTCCATCTGGAGACTGGGGGAAGTACgaatgtgtgtttcagctctCTGGAGTGAAGGAGGACTTTGTCACCGTACTGGATGAAAAGGCAATCAGGACCAACCATGGGAAGACTGGAATCAGAAGTGATGAAG TGGATTACACCATGATCATCGGTATCGTTATTGCAGTGGTTCTTCTGCTTCTCGCCCTCGCTCTCGCTGCTTTTGTTGGATTCAAGTTTtgcaaatgcaaaaaat CCAACTGTGATACAGCTTCTGAAAACAGCTCGGAGCTCAACGAGAAACTGAACCCGGTGCCGACAGCATAA